In a genomic window of Gloeocapsopsis dulcis:
- a CDS encoding helix-turn-helix domain-containing protein has product MRSLPLISNSLPLLTLTRQWESIAVEYSCMNAIGEFDFVMPKNTISVAFVPHERVTWSVDGTSSQTTALPPGSAFLYSNRNFVWHYREQSSEYINITLDQNLLNQVAAENSVSTPVEIEHRVIFPDTTILHVAQLLKSEIINGGLAGKVYTESLRNLLMVHLLRNYNRAVVKPQLENKLLNTFKLNQVKNFIEEHLAEDITIADMAAVVHISQFHFARAFKTATGESPHRYLTQRRIERAKVLLSVTRLAVAEVAYRVGFYNQSHFTAQFRKLTGVTPKQYRDCL; this is encoded by the coding sequence GTGCGATCGCTACCACTTATTAGTAACTCGCTTCCTTTATTAACGCTTACTCGACAGTGGGAAAGCATTGCCGTTGAATATAGTTGCATGAATGCGATCGGTGAATTTGATTTTGTCATGCCTAAGAACACAATTAGTGTTGCTTTTGTACCACACGAGCGCGTCACTTGGTCAGTTGATGGTACTTCGAGTCAAACCACAGCTTTACCACCAGGAAGTGCCTTTCTCTACTCTAACCGTAATTTTGTCTGGCACTATCGAGAACAAAGTAGTGAATATATTAATATCACGCTTGACCAAAATTTACTCAACCAAGTAGCAGCAGAAAATAGTGTATCCACTCCCGTTGAAATTGAACACCGCGTCATTTTTCCCGACACAACGATTCTTCATGTAGCGCAATTACTCAAATCGGAAATCATCAATGGAGGATTAGCGGGGAAAGTTTACACTGAATCTCTCAGGAATTTATTAATGGTTCATCTACTACGCAACTACAATCGTGCAGTTGTAAAACCTCAATTAGAAAATAAACTACTAAATACATTTAAACTTAATCAAGTTAAAAATTTTATTGAAGAACACTTAGCAGAAGATATCACAATTGCTGATATGGCTGCTGTCGTTCATATTAGTCAATTTCACTTTGCCCGTGCTTTTAAAACTGCCACTGGAGAATCACCTCATCGTTATCTAACGCAAAGACGTATTGAACGCGCTAAAGTCTTGCTATCGGTAACGCGGCTTGCTGTAGCAGAAGTAGCTTATCGTGTTGGTTTCTATAACCAAAGTCACTTCACAGCACAGTTTCGCAAACTCACTGGAGTCACGCCAAAGCAGTATCGCGATTGTTTATGA